A genomic segment from Methanoplanus limicola DSM 2279 encodes:
- a CDS encoding thiamine pyrophosphate-dependent enzyme translates to MDRNLITTEQNTWCMGCGNFSIEHSLKEVFADMADESENLNKVVLVAGIGCHGKIADYLNVNTVYSLHGRAIPFATGIKLANNNLRVICCVGDGDTYAEGLEHLIFAAKRNLDITVIVHDNRVYGLTTGQYTPTSPYHFKGRSTPVGSPERPVNPMSLMLVSGATYIARGYSGRKDHLAGLIRAGIGHKGFSYIEVLQICASYFNMTDVYEEKVKFHNNQNLSSYSGAEEIIRLWNYNGGEEIPLGEFYQVSKSVYEDEFSPFSDTDTRKNSVKEFMEKI, encoded by the coding sequence ATGGACAGAAACCTGATTACGACTGAACAGAACACATGGTGTATGGGCTGCGGAAATTTCTCAATTGAACACAGCCTGAAAGAGGTTTTCGCAGATATGGCAGATGAAAGTGAAAACCTCAATAAAGTTGTTCTCGTCGCCGGAATAGGGTGCCATGGTAAAATTGCGGATTATCTGAACGTAAATACAGTATATTCACTTCACGGGCGTGCAATTCCCTTCGCAACCGGAATTAAACTTGCAAACAATAATCTCAGGGTTATCTGCTGTGTCGGGGACGGAGATACCTATGCAGAGGGTCTTGAACATCTCATATTTGCTGCAAAAAGAAATCTTGACATTACAGTTATTGTTCATGACAACCGGGTATATGGCCTGACAACAGGGCAGTACACGCCCACCTCACCATATCATTTTAAGGGCCGGTCTACACCGGTTGGTTCTCCTGAAAGGCCGGTTAATCCCATGAGTCTGATGCTTGTCAGCGGCGCCACATATATTGCCAGAGGTTATTCCGGGAGAAAAGACCATCTCGCCGGACTTATCAGAGCAGGCATCGGACATAAAGGATTTTCATATATCGAAGTGCTCCAGATATGTGCAAGTTATTTTAATATGACTGATGTCTATGAGGAGAAGGTGAAATTCCATAATAATCAGAATCTTTCATCTTATTCCGGTGCAGAAGAGATAATCAGACTATGGAATTATAATGGCGGTGAAGAAATACCACTGGGAGAATTTTATCAGGTCAGTAAATCTGTATACGAAGATGAATTCTCCCCCTTCTCTGACACAGATACCAGAAAGAATTCTGTAAAAGAGTTTATGGAGAAAATCTGA
- a CDS encoding ferritin has protein sequence MAMNPKIEKELNEQIMWELYSSYMYLSMSSWYESIGLKGFANWESVQAQEELEHAMKFYSYMISRGGRVKLQAIKEPPTEWASPLDAFEASLEHEKFVTSRINLLVELAIEERDHPTNNMLQWYVDEQVEEEANAEEILNQLRLMGSQGNSSLLYMLDKELATRVYTPPATDKKN, from the coding sequence ATGGCAATGAATCCAAAAATTGAGAAAGAGCTTAACGAACAGATCATGTGGGAACTTTATTCATCCTATATGTATCTCTCAATGTCATCCTGGTATGAATCCATAGGCCTTAAGGGCTTTGCAAACTGGGAATCTGTTCAGGCTCAGGAAGAACTTGAGCATGCAATGAAATTTTACAGTTATATGATTTCAAGAGGTGGGAGGGTAAAACTCCAGGCAATAAAAGAACCCCCAACAGAATGGGCATCACCCCTTGATGCATTTGAGGCATCCCTTGAGCATGAAAAATTTGTAACTTCAAGAATAAATCTTCTGGTTGAACTTGCTATTGAAGAGAGAGATCATCCGACAAATAATATGCTTCAGTGGTATGTTGATGAACAGGTTGAAGAGGAGGCAAATGCTGAAGAGATCCTGAATCAACTAAGACTTATGGGTTCTCAGGGAAACTCCAGCCTTCTTTACATGCTTGATAAGGAACTTGCAACAAGAGTTTATACACCACCTGCAACGGATAAAAAGAACTGA
- a CDS encoding pyruvoyl-dependent arginine decarboxylase, whose amino-acid sequence MTGQFVPKKVFFTSGAGSHPDKLTSFEMALREASIHCYNLVEVSSILPPKCRIVSKEEGIKMLFPGSITFTVLSRLSSNEAGKRITASVGMAIPRDVEKDWGYFAEYHSFDESKEVAGAYAEKIADNMYRSISDKVPEKTMNRTKSTVVNDNGDWSTTLAAAVFIME is encoded by the coding sequence GTGACAGGTCAGTTTGTTCCAAAAAAAGTGTTTTTCACGTCCGGCGCAGGTTCTCACCCTGACAAACTTACATCTTTTGAGATGGCATTAAGAGAAGCGTCAATACATTGCTACAACCTTGTAGAAGTCAGTTCAATTCTACCCCCAAAATGCAGGATTGTATCAAAAGAGGAAGGAATAAAAATGTTATTCCCCGGCAGTATTACGTTTACCGTACTATCCCGTCTTTCATCAAATGAAGCGGGAAAAAGAATAACAGCATCGGTTGGAATGGCAATTCCACGCGATGTTGAAAAAGACTGGGGATATTTTGCGGAATACCACAGTTTTGACGAAAGTAAAGAGGTTGCAGGTGCATATGCAGAAAAGATCGCAGACAATATGTACAGGAGTATTTCTGATAAAGTACCTGAGAAAACCATGAACAGGACAAAATCAACAGTTGTAAATGATAACGGCGACTGGTCCACAACTCTTGCAGCTGCTGTTTTTATAATGGAATAA
- the proS gene encoding proline--tRNA ligase, whose protein sequence is MSEEKGTLPSKETFSEWYNEILWRAEVMDVRYPVKGVYVWYPHGFAVRKAVYSALRELLDRDHEETLFPLLIPENEFMKEAEHIKGFEEEVYWVTHGGTSELDVPLALRPTSETAIYPMYALWVRSHADLPLRLYQIVNTFRYETKHTRPLIRLREITSFKEAHTVHATWDDAKDQVEDAVALYTEFYRRLCVPVIISKRPDWDKFPGADYTMATDAVMPDGRTLQVGTVHHLGDNFSKTFDISFEDENGEQKPAFQTCYGISERCIAALISVHGDDKGLVLPPEMAPVQVVIVPIIMKKRADEILESAKALEKELKEAGLRVRIDDRPLRPGAKYYHWEMKGVPLRLELGPRDIDNNVVMSANRLGEKASLSRENITEDVRKSLDAFAESLRNRAEETVKEKIRKADTLDEAGKAVEDGVAVVQWCGCESCANEIEKRLNVSILGSEIRSEYISDAEGECIICKKAGKPALVARSY, encoded by the coding sequence ATGTCCGAAGAGAAGGGCACACTGCCTTCAAAAGAAACATTCAGCGAATGGTACAATGAAATACTCTGGCGCGCCGAGGTAATGGACGTCAGATACCCTGTTAAAGGGGTTTATGTCTGGTACCCGCATGGTTTTGCAGTCCGAAAGGCTGTATATTCAGCATTAAGAGAACTTCTTGACAGGGATCATGAAGAAACTCTTTTCCCGCTTTTAATTCCTGAAAACGAATTCATGAAGGAGGCTGAGCATATCAAGGGCTTTGAGGAGGAGGTATACTGGGTTACTCATGGCGGAACATCTGAACTTGATGTACCTCTTGCATTAAGGCCGACAAGTGAAACTGCAATCTATCCTATGTATGCGCTGTGGGTGAGATCACATGCTGACCTTCCGTTAAGGCTGTACCAGATTGTTAATACGTTCAGGTATGAGACTAAGCATACCAGGCCCCTTATTCGCCTGCGTGAGATAACATCGTTTAAAGAGGCGCACACCGTCCATGCAACATGGGATGATGCAAAGGATCAGGTTGAAGATGCTGTTGCTCTCTACACTGAGTTTTACAGAAGGCTCTGTGTTCCGGTGATTATCTCTAAAAGGCCGGACTGGGATAAATTTCCGGGCGCGGATTACACCATGGCAACCGATGCGGTTATGCCGGACGGAAGAACGCTTCAGGTCGGCACTGTTCATCATCTCGGTGATAATTTCTCAAAGACCTTTGACATCAGTTTTGAGGATGAGAATGGGGAACAGAAGCCTGCATTCCAGACCTGCTATGGAATATCGGAGAGGTGTATAGCGGCACTTATATCAGTTCACGGAGATGACAAAGGTCTTGTTCTTCCGCCTGAGATGGCACCTGTCCAGGTCGTCATTGTCCCGATTATTATGAAGAAGAGGGCTGATGAAATTCTGGAATCTGCAAAAGCTCTTGAGAAGGAGTTAAAGGAAGCAGGACTCAGGGTAAGGATTGATGACAGGCCACTGAGGCCTGGTGCAAAGTATTACCACTGGGAGATGAAGGGTGTTCCCCTGAGGCTTGAATTAGGCCCCAGAGATATTGACAATAATGTTGTTATGTCGGCAAACCGCCTGGGAGAGAAGGCCAGTCTGAGCCGTGAGAATATTACTGAAGATGTAAGGAAAAGTCTTGATGCTTTTGCTGAGAGTCTCCGTAACAGAGCTGAGGAGACTGTAAAAGAGAAGATCAGAAAAGCGGATACTCTTGATGAGGCCGGAAAAGCTGTTGAAGACGGTGTTGCAGTTGTTCAGTGGTGCGGATGTGAATCCTGCGCCAATGAGATAGAAAAAAGATTAAACGTAAGCATTCTTGGCAGTGAGATAAGGTCTGAATATATCAGTGATGCTGAAGGCGAATGTATAATCTGTAAAAAAGCCGGAAAGCCGGCACTTGTTGCAAGATCGTATTAA
- a CDS encoding stage II sporulation protein M, with the protein MFEGNLKRAFLFSLSLFVLFFIFGALAFSQNPESGKAMIETISQNIFLPILTDNDALLALNLFINNTEASILLFIGGATFGIVTMFILMTNGIIVGFILQFTMTEKGLPVVFAGIVPHGIFEIPAFITAAGLGFILSESLWREFRGSGDAAAEARRLGKIFVMTVIPLLIAAAFTEAFITPQIINLVSI; encoded by the coding sequence ATGTTTGAAGGGAATCTGAAGAGAGCATTTCTGTTTTCTCTCTCTCTTTTTGTATTATTTTTCATATTCGGAGCACTTGCATTCTCGCAGAATCCCGAATCCGGTAAGGCGATGATTGAAACTATAAGTCAGAATATATTCCTGCCGATTTTAACTGACAATGATGCCCTGCTGGCTCTTAATCTCTTTATTAATAATACGGAAGCATCAATTCTTCTCTTCATCGGCGGTGCAACTTTTGGCATTGTTACGATGTTTATACTCATGACTAACGGAATTATCGTTGGTTTTATCCTTCAGTTTACAATGACTGAAAAGGGCCTTCCGGTTGTTTTTGCCGGGATAGTTCCACATGGAATATTTGAAATTCCGGCATTCATAACGGCAGCAGGACTTGGATTTATACTGTCAGAATCCCTCTGGAGAGAATTCAGGGGGAGTGGTGATGCAGCAGCTGAAGCCAGGAGACTTGGGAAGATATTTGTTATGACAGTTATACCGCTTCTTATTGCAGCGGCATTCACAGAGGCATTTATTACGCCTCAAATCATAAATTTAGTTAGTATTTAG
- a CDS encoding DUF63 family protein — protein sequence MIGDFIYKYYVGPIVNGEAYTIVDTLTYALILILSVYLVYRWLERTGISIDRDFILAVIPYVVLGGTLRVVEDTGIIPYPWYILLITPVIFFAIFFYAIIVLIISRTLESKGIIRRYTQGFAAGGIIAVIASLIPLVWYGITQSEIHISVMVIILAMAFASSAAVWLVIRYVFKWDFASDILYKLLIFGHLLDASATSFGIDLHEMAYVEQHVVGSALIDATGTAFSMFGLKLVVVIPAIYILEMYRKEGNKALWHLIILAMIMVGMAPGIRDMVRMILYV from the coding sequence ATGATAGGGGATTTTATATACAAATATTATGTAGGTCCGATTGTGAACGGTGAGGCCTATACAATTGTTGACACCCTTACCTACGCCCTGATACTGATACTGTCGGTATATCTGGTGTACAGATGGCTTGAAAGGACAGGGATCTCAATTGACAGGGATTTTATTCTTGCAGTAATTCCCTATGTTGTACTTGGAGGCACGCTAAGAGTTGTAGAGGATACAGGGATTATTCCGTACCCGTGGTATATCCTGCTGATAACTCCGGTGATATTTTTTGCAATATTCTTTTATGCTATAATTGTCCTGATAATATCGCGGACCCTGGAATCAAAGGGGATAATCAGGAGGTATACTCAGGGTTTTGCAGCCGGAGGTATAATCGCTGTTATTGCTTCACTAATTCCGCTTGTCTGGTATGGAATAACACAGTCAGAAATTCACATATCTGTGATGGTTATCATTCTGGCTATGGCTTTTGCATCATCGGCAGCAGTCTGGTTAGTGATAAGATATGTATTTAAATGGGATTTTGCGTCCGATATCCTGTACAAACTGCTGATATTCGGGCATCTGCTTGATGCAAGCGCAACAAGTTTTGGTATTGATCTGCATGAGATGGCATATGTTGAGCAGCATGTTGTCGGTTCTGCTCTGATTGATGCAACCGGAACCGCATTTTCCATGTTCGGGCTTAAACTTGTTGTGGTAATTCCTGCGATATATATCCTTGAGATGTACAGGAAAGAAGGAAACAAAGCGCTCTGGCATCTGATAATTCTTGCAATGATAATGGTCGGAATGGCACCTGGAATCAGGGATATGGTCAGGATGATTCTTTATGTTTGA
- a CDS encoding NAD(P)-dependent glycerol-1-phosphate dehydrogenase: MSAEGIKVLKKPQFDKSKWLQMPRDVIIGHDSIEQIPKVCEDLRTGNSALIISGRNTMKAAGGRVLDLLEDKYDVSVFTIDSISEQSIADAEDAASGSDFLIGVGGGKPIDVAKIASYNLNRHFISVPTAASHDGIASSRASVPIEGGRVSLDAHPPIAIVADTAIVSKAPHRLTASGCADVISNYTAILDWELAHRLRGEVISEYAIALSKMTAEILVKNANVIKPGSEEGAWMVLKALFSSGIAMSIGGSSRPASGGEHKFSHALDILSPDTGLHGEQCGIGSIMTMYLHGGDWRWIRNSLRAIGAPVTPKELGIDDEVAVEALMMARTIRPERFTVLDMGLERDCAVKLVKMLYKD, encoded by the coding sequence ATGAGCGCAGAAGGTATAAAAGTACTCAAAAAACCGCAATTTGACAAATCCAAATGGCTTCAGATGCCACGTGATGTCATAATCGGTCATGATTCAATAGAACAGATCCCAAAAGTCTGTGAAGATCTGAGAACCGGCAATTCTGCGTTGATAATCTCCGGCAGAAATACCATGAAAGCCGCAGGAGGGCGTGTTCTGGACCTTTTGGAAGACAAGTATGACGTATCGGTTTTTACAATTGATTCAATTTCAGAACAGAGCATAGCTGATGCTGAAGATGCCGCATCCGGTTCAGACTTTCTGATAGGTGTGGGCGGAGGAAAACCGATAGATGTGGCTAAAATTGCTTCATATAATCTTAACAGACATTTCATCAGCGTCCCTACAGCAGCATCACATGACGGAATAGCCTCCTCGCGTGCATCAGTGCCGATTGAGGGAGGGAGAGTATCACTTGATGCGCACCCACCCATTGCAATTGTAGCAGATACAGCAATCGTATCAAAGGCTCCACACAGACTTACTGCATCAGGATGCGCCGATGTCATCTCCAATTATACAGCCATTCTCGACTGGGAACTGGCGCACAGGCTCAGGGGAGAAGTCATAAGTGAATATGCCATTGCGCTCTCTAAGATGACCGCAGAGATACTTGTAAAAAATGCCAATGTGATAAAACCCGGTTCTGAAGAAGGGGCATGGATGGTTCTAAAGGCACTCTTCTCATCCGGAATTGCAATGAGTATCGGAGGTTCATCAAGACCTGCTAGCGGCGGTGAGCACAAATTCAGCCACGCTCTGGACATACTGTCTCCGGATACCGGCCTTCACGGTGAACAGTGCGGAATAGGTTCTATAATGACGATGTATCTGCACGGCGGCGACTGGCGGTGGATCAGAAATTCCCTTCGCGCAATAGGTGCACCTGTAACTCCAAAAGAACTCGGCATTGATGATGAAGTGGCAGTTGAGGCACTAATGATGGCAAGAACAATACGCCCGGAAAGATTTACTGTTCTTGATATGGGTCTTGAAAGAGACTGTGCTGTAAAACTTGTAAAAATGCTTTATAAGGATTAA
- a CDS encoding UPF0179 family protein: MSENAVIITLIGKNLAKMGLEFIYKGELEKCEGCRMFKVCNNLVPKRRYRIVGLRGNTVHSCNIHNSGVCAIEVIEPPVIALIESKRAIPKSEIIFNQTCPNLTCSLYDICFPEGVIEGERYQVSGVFEENDQPCAMSRKLRKVELTPI; this comes from the coding sequence ATGTCTGAAAATGCTGTAATTATTACACTGATTGGTAAAAACCTCGCAAAAATGGGTCTTGAATTTATTTATAAAGGTGAGCTTGAAAAATGCGAAGGTTGCAGAATGTTTAAGGTCTGTAACAATCTGGTACCAAAAAGGAGATATCGCATTGTCGGACTTAGAGGAAATACAGTTCATTCCTGCAATATACATAACTCCGGAGTCTGCGCTATAGAAGTGATTGAACCTCCGGTCATTGCACTTATTGAATCAAAGCGGGCAATTCCCAAATCAGAAATAATATTCAATCAGACATGCCCGAATCTCACATGCAGCCTCTATGATATCTGTTTCCCGGAAGGTGTGATTGAAGGTGAGCGATATCAGGTATCAGGAGTTTTTGAGGAGAATGACCAGCCATGCGCGATGAGCCGGAAGTTAAGAAAAGTAGAGCTTACTCCGATCTGA
- a CDS encoding ADP-ribosylglycohydrolase family protein, with product MKKAGSLVGLSVGDALGAAFEGLKPENKPVSDIISGGVHNLRGGEVTDDTYQALSVAKSLIKHRKLAYDETALFMAESFRIHRKLFGPTSARVFEAVLAGKSAFRISKEVYDSGGGRTNGSVMRGAPVGIFFGPDKVRTMSILYSQMTHYHPVACECSAFVNMMISCMCRGRGRREAYYLALSGCRNEEVLGELSKIKRRELTPSIDALDTTHCALAFFMQGNSFEESVSDAVSIGGDTDTIAAVTGALCGAEYGCDSIPERWLSSLKIREEILKTAFQLADASEK from the coding sequence ATGAAAAAAGCGGGGTCACTTGTAGGTTTATCTGTGGGGGATGCGTTAGGTGCAGCCTTTGAGGGCTTAAAACCAGAAAATAAGCCTGTATCTGATATTATTTCCGGGGGTGTTCATAATCTGAGGGGAGGAGAGGTTACGGATGATACATATCAGGCCTTATCTGTCGCTAAATCGTTAATCAAGCATAGAAAACTTGCCTATGACGAAACTGCGCTCTTCATGGCTGAAAGTTTCAGGATTCACAGAAAATTATTCGGTCCTACATCTGCAAGGGTGTTTGAAGCCGTATTAGCGGGCAAATCTGCATTTCGCATCTCAAAAGAGGTTTACGATTCAGGAGGCGGCAGGACAAACGGCAGTGTTATGAGGGGTGCGCCGGTGGGTATTTTCTTCGGGCCTGATAAAGTCAGGACAATGAGTATTCTATATTCACAGATGACACATTACCACCCGGTCGCCTGTGAATGCTCGGCTTTTGTAAATATGATGATTAGCTGTATGTGCAGGGGCCGCGGCAGGAGGGAGGCTTATTATCTCGCACTCTCCGGATGCAGAAATGAAGAGGTTCTGGGAGAACTCTCAAAGATTAAGAGAAGAGAACTCACCCCGTCCATTGATGCGCTGGATACAACGCACTGCGCACTCGCTTTTTTTATGCAGGGAAATTCATTTGAGGAGTCAGTCTCGGATGCTGTGTCAATCGGGGGAGATACAGATACTATAGCTGCAGTCACCGGTGCATTGTGTGGCGCTGAATATGGCTGTGATTCCATCCCGGAAAGGTGGCTGTCCAGTCTGAAAATCAGGGAAGAGATTCTAAAAACTGCTTTTCAACTTGCAGATGCCTCCGAAAAATAA
- a CDS encoding UPF0058 family protein produces the protein MQKEELLHLHMLLVQVKKYYESTNCDEILTERYDNLKISPVHIHKNKICHKEAILTLGDELVGYIQSRSVPTVEYSPGAGSEEVAVEH, from the coding sequence GTGCAGAAAGAGGAATTACTACATCTACACATGCTTTTAGTTCAGGTAAAAAAATATTATGAGTCAACAAACTGTGATGAGATTCTGACCGAGAGATATGATAATCTGAAAATATCACCGGTTCATATTCACAAAAACAAAATCTGCCATAAAGAGGCTATTTTGACTCTTGGTGACGAACTTGTCGGATATATTCAGAGCAGAAGTGTGCCCACAGTTGAATACTCACCGGGTGCAGGTTCAGAAGAGGTTGCTGTTGAACACTGA
- a CDS encoding tRNA uridine(34) 5-carboxymethylaminomethyl modification radical SAM/GNAT enzyme Elp3, translating to MNTDPKNQDFVLRELISRILSEARDSSDVPGIKTSVAKKYRLHTIPRNSEIFSSATEVEKELLRPFVQVKPSRTISGVAPVAVMTSPHSCPHGICLPCPGGPDHPFKSPQSYTGEEPAALRGRQLEYDPYNQVQARLKQFEILGHHIDKAELIVMGGTMTARDSEYQEWFMRSCIRAMNEYNSDNRGDIFTFEELCRENESSGVRCIAVTFETRPDWCKKEHIDRMLTLGVTKVEIGVQQTNDRILDFNRRGHKVSDSIEANRLLRDAGIKVGFHIMPNLPSATIDDDIKMFDTLFTDEGFCPDFLKIYPTLVTPGSEIEDMWTKGSYDVYDEDKLIDLVAYGKSRLPEYVRLQRVQRDIPAKLIVAGSHFSNFRQLAGSRLTERGGKCRCIRCREAGRNRIDEEPHIEITEYPCCGGREFFIQFTASDALIGFARLRFPYMPWRDELKDAALLRELHVYGSVVPISGSAGENEWQHKSFGDRLLKYAESIAAENGYGKIAVMSGIGVRPYYMKRGYIRNGPYMEKEIR from the coding sequence TTGAACACTGACCCAAAAAATCAGGATTTTGTTTTAAGGGAATTAATCTCCCGAATTTTATCGGAAGCCAGAGATTCTTCAGATGTTCCCGGGATAAAAACATCTGTTGCTAAAAAATACAGGCTTCATACTATCCCGCGCAATTCAGAGATATTTTCTTCTGCAACTGAGGTTGAGAAGGAACTTTTAAGGCCTTTTGTTCAGGTTAAGCCCTCACGAACTATCTCAGGGGTAGCGCCCGTGGCAGTTATGACTTCGCCGCATTCATGCCCTCACGGGATATGTCTGCCATGTCCGGGAGGTCCGGACCATCCGTTTAAATCTCCCCAGAGTTATACCGGAGAGGAACCGGCGGCTTTGAGGGGCAGGCAGCTTGAATACGACCCTTATAATCAGGTTCAGGCAAGGCTTAAACAGTTTGAGATACTTGGCCATCACATTGACAAAGCCGAGTTAATTGTGATGGGCGGCACTATGACTGCAAGAGACTCTGAATATCAGGAATGGTTTATGAGGTCATGTATTCGGGCAATGAACGAATATAATTCTGATAACAGAGGAGACATATTCACATTCGAAGAACTTTGCAGAGAGAATGAATCCTCCGGGGTACGATGCATTGCAGTAACCTTTGAAACAAGACCTGACTGGTGCAAAAAAGAGCATATTGACAGAATGCTCACACTTGGAGTGACAAAAGTTGAAATCGGTGTGCAGCAGACTAATGACAGGATACTGGACTTCAACAGGAGGGGACACAAAGTAAGTGATTCCATAGAGGCTAACAGACTCCTGCGCGATGCCGGAATTAAGGTTGGTTTTCACATCATGCCAAACCTCCCATCAGCAACGATTGATGACGACATAAAGATGTTTGACACGCTCTTTACCGATGAGGGTTTCTGTCCCGACTTTCTGAAGATATATCCCACACTTGTGACTCCCGGTTCAGAGATAGAGGATATGTGGACGAAAGGAAGTTACGATGTCTATGACGAGGATAAACTCATTGATCTTGTGGCTTATGGGAAATCACGCCTTCCGGAATATGTACGCCTGCAGAGAGTTCAGCGCGACATACCTGCAAAGCTGATTGTAGCCGGATCGCACTTCAGCAATTTCAGACAGCTTGCAGGCAGCAGACTGACTGAAAGGGGTGGAAAGTGCCGCTGCATAAGATGCAGGGAAGCCGGAAGGAACAGAATTGATGAAGAGCCGCATATTGAGATTACTGAGTATCCATGCTGCGGAGGCAGGGAATTTTTTATTCAGTTCACCGCAAGTGATGCACTCATTGGTTTTGCAAGGCTGCGGTTTCCGTACATGCCCTGGAGAGATGAGCTTAAAGACGCAGCACTTCTCAGGGAACTTCATGTATATGGTTCTGTTGTGCCGATATCCGGTTCTGCCGGAGAGAATGAATGGCAGCATAAGAGTTTTGGTGACCGGCTCCTTAAATATGCAGAGAGTATTGCAGCAGAGAATGGTTACGGAAAGATTGCCGTAATGAGCGGAATCGGCGTAAGGCCATACTACATGAAAAGGGGCTACATAAGAAACGGTCCATATATGGAAAAGGAGATCAGATGA
- the priS gene encoding DNA primase catalytic subunit PriS, whose amino-acid sequence MNAATLEYLKQNFYNHYKKATIEVPPAIEQREWGFIFFDTSDDVRMRRHISFSSKPEVENYLHAMIPRHVYHSTAYYRTPSAGTMTDKEWCGADLIFDLDADHIVRGAYDMMLARVKEEVFKLIAILRDELGFSEKDMFLVFSGGRGYHIHIRNLEVLGWNSAERREIVDYVCGTGIDPQIMLKSHTTGSGWPERYRESLAEYLCLLSSGEKKCAVKKIGALRGIGEKSASAFIESMPALSKALKSGRSDIIISETQKKILEALKSDSAEYREIFDKRAVLTDEPVTTDIKRLIRMPGSLHGGSSMRVVPMPVSELSGFDPLTDAVVFGDDDIIVDAKFPVTMPILGNKYSLDKGLNRVPEALALFLCARGIAEFSGARR is encoded by the coding sequence ATGAATGCTGCAACTCTGGAGTATTTAAAACAGAATTTTTATAACCATTATAAAAAAGCCACCATAGAAGTTCCTCCGGCCATTGAACAGCGTGAATGGGGTTTCATCTTTTTTGATACCTCCGATGATGTAAGAATGAGGCGCCACATATCATTCAGTTCAAAACCTGAAGTTGAGAATTATCTCCATGCAATGATTCCGCGCCACGTCTATCATTCTACAGCATACTACCGTACTCCCTCAGCAGGAACAATGACTGATAAGGAATGGTGCGGGGCAGATCTTATATTTGATCTCGATGCCGACCACATAGTCCGGGGCGCATATGACATGATGCTTGCGCGTGTGAAGGAAGAGGTATTCAAACTAATTGCCATACTGCGCGATGAACTTGGATTCTCAGAGAAGGATATGTTCCTTGTCTTCTCCGGAGGAAGAGGATATCACATCCACATCAGAAACCTTGAGGTATTGGGCTGGAACAGTGCTGAGAGGCGTGAGATTGTAGATTATGTCTGCGGGACAGGGATTGACCCCCAGATTATGCTGAAGTCCCACACAACCGGCTCAGGATGGCCTGAGAGGTACAGAGAATCCCTTGCTGAATACCTGTGCCTGCTCTCTTCCGGAGAAAAAAAGTGTGCAGTTAAAAAAATTGGCGCACTTCGCGGAATTGGTGAAAAATCTGCTTCAGCATTTATTGAGTCCATGCCGGCATTATCAAAGGCGCTGAAATCAGGCAGAAGCGACATTATAATCTCAGAGACTCAGAAAAAAATTCTGGAGGCTCTTAAATCTGATTCAGCCGAATATAGGGAAATTTTTGATAAAAGGGCAGTTTTAACCGATGAACCGGTTACAACCGACATCAAACGCCTTATACGAATGCCCGGATCGCTTCATGGCGGAAGTTCAATGAGGGTTGTACCAATGCCGGTTTCTGAACTTTCAGGGTTTGATCCTCTGACTGATGCAGTTGTGTTTGGTGATGATGATATAATTGTAGATGCTAAATTTCCTGTGACAATGCCTATACTCGGGAATAAATATTCCCTGGATAAAGGATTAAACAGAGTACCCGAAGCACTTGCCCTGTTCCTCTGCGCAAGAGGAATTGCTGAGTTTTCGGGCGCCAGAAGATAA
- a CDS encoding 50S ribosomal protein L44e has translation MKMPVKFKTYCPYCRTHEVHEVEKVKKGRDLHLHWIDRQKARRSKVGNMGKFSKVPGGDKPTKRINVRYRCTKCSKAHLRAGVKAGKFELTE, from the coding sequence ATGAAAATGCCAGTAAAATTCAAAACATATTGTCCGTACTGCAGAACCCACGAGGTTCATGAAGTAGAGAAAGTAAAGAAAGGCCGCGATCTACATTTACACTGGATCGACAGGCAGAAAGCACGCAGAAGTAAAGTAGGAAATATGGGTAAATTCTCAAAAGTGCCCGGTGGAGACAAACCTACAAAGAGAATCAATGTAAGATACCGCTGCACAAAATGCAGTAAAGCGCACCTTCGCGCTGGTGTCAAAGCAGGAAAATTCGAGCTTACGGAGTGA